One part of the Thiothrix nivea DSM 5205 genome encodes these proteins:
- the infA gene encoding translation initiation factor IF-1 yields the protein MAKEDYIEMEGTVVETLPNTTFRVELDNGHVVNAHISGRMRKNYIRILTGDRVTVQLTPYDLTKGRISYRNK from the coding sequence ATGGCCAAAGAAGATTATATCGAAATGGAAGGCACGGTTGTTGAAACCCTGCCCAATACGACTTTCCGGGTTGAGCTGGATAATGGACATGTCGTCAATGCCCATATTTCCGGGCGTATGCGTAAAAACTATATCCGCATCCTGACTGGCGACCGGGTGACAGTGCAACTGACCCCTTACGACCTGACCAAAGGCCGCATCAGCTACCGCAACAAATAA